A single window of Methanofastidiosum sp. DNA harbors:
- the mtxX gene encoding methanogenesis marker protein Mmp4/MtxX — MLDIIKSRIDPNLTIGIGAYDDPEKVQDAVNSIDFCNVKIFNTSAKIIASLQKGEIDAIVRGTLQSSDFIKEVKNSFKIDKIYRIGLLGTYDKKYFFFAPLGVDEGENLKEKEMLVEYAKDLLKRFKIEPKISVLSGGRKKDIGRSERVDNTILEAEALAEKYGVKHSEILIENAIKYSNFILAPDGISGNLIYRTLIHLGGGTSHGALYYPLAIKGTVIVDTSRAGPKEEYISSIALANAIKNY, encoded by the coding sequence ATGCTTGACATTATTAAGAGTCGAATTGATCCAAATCTTACAATTGGAATAGGAGCTTATGATGACCCAGAAAAAGTTCAAGATGCGGTAAACAGTATCGATTTTTGTAATGTAAAAATTTTCAATACATCTGCCAAGATCATCGCTTCCCTACAAAAAGGCGAAATAGACGCTATTGTCCGAGGTACGCTTCAAAGTTCAGATTTCATAAAAGAAGTAAAAAATAGTTTTAAAATTGATAAGATTTATAGAATTGGCCTTTTAGGAACCTATGACAAAAAATATTTCTTTTTTGCGCCTCTTGGCGTTGATGAGGGTGAAAACCTAAAAGAAAAAGAAATGCTAGTTGAATATGCTAAGGATTTGTTAAAAAGATTCAAAATTGAGCCAAAAATATCAGTCCTTTCTGGTGGACGAAAAAAAGATATAGGAAGATCTGAAAGGGTTGATAATACGATACTTGAAGCAGAAGCTTTGGCAGAGAAGTATGGCGTAAAACATTCTGAAATTTTAATTGAAAATGCAATAAAATATTCGAATTTTATACTTGCGCCGGATGGAATATCAGGCAATTTAATTTACAGGACTTTAATTCATCTTGGCGGAGGCACTTCCCATGGAGCACTCTATTATCCTCTAGCTATTAAAGGCACAGTCATTGTTGATACTTCAAGAGCTGGCCCCAAAGAAGAGTATATTTCATCAATCGCTCTTGCAAATGCTATTAAAAATTATTAA
- a CDS encoding 30S ribosomal protein S17e, with the protein MGRIRPSFIKRISRQLVEKHRGELTKDFEENKLVIKDLLDVPTHKLLNRIAGYTTRLMTHKEIM; encoded by the coding sequence TTGGGAAGAATCAGACCATCATTTATAAAAAGAATTTCAAGACAGTTAGTTGAAAAACACAGAGGCGAACTTACAAAAGATTTTGAAGAGAACAAATTAGTAATTAAAGACTTACTCGATGTACCTACACATAAACTTTTGAATAGAATCGCAGGTTACACAACAAGACTAATGACACACAAAGAAATAATGTAA
- a CDS encoding 30S ribosomal protein S9 yields the protein MKIIQSVGKRKKAVARATVKEGKGRVRINSKPLPIVEPELVRIKMFEPILLAGDTANTVDIDIDVRGGGIMGQADACRIAIARGLVEFTQDNSLKEAYLGYDRILLRGDSRRTEEHKPSKSSKGPRARRQKSYR from the coding sequence ATGAAAATTATTCAATCAGTAGGTAAAAGAAAAAAAGCTGTTGCAAGGGCAACTGTAAAAGAAGGGAAGGGGAGAGTCAGAATTAATAGCAAACCGCTTCCCATAGTTGAACCTGAATTGGTAAGAATCAAAATGTTTGAACCAATTCTCCTTGCAGGAGATACAGCAAATACAGTTGATATTGACATTGATGTCCGAGGTGGAGGAATTATGGGGCAAGCTGATGCATGCAGAATAGCAATCGCAAGAGGTCTTGTCGAATTCACTCAGGATAACTCTTTGAAAGAAGCTTATCTAGGATACGACAGAATCCTATTAAGGGGAGATTCAAGGAGAACTGAAGAGCACAAGCCAAGTAAGTCTTCTAAAGGACCAAGAGCAAGAAGACAGAAATCTTACAGGTGA
- the rpsB gene encoding 30S ribosomal protein S2 produces the protein MSDEMLVPLDLYLASGIHIGTTQKTRDMERYIFRIRQDGLYILDINETNKKIEKVGKFLAKFEPEKILVVSSRIYGFKPVLAFGQKIGAKTITKRFIPGSLTNPNCEDFMEPEVVILTDPRADYQILREAGLAKIPVVALCDSENYLSNVDLVVPTNNKGKKALALVYYLIAREMMKAKGQIKDGEEPPFSIDDFKSKDEED, from the coding sequence ATGAGTGATGAAATGCTTGTACCTCTTGATTTGTACCTTGCATCAGGAATACATATTGGGACAACTCAAAAAACAAGGGACATGGAAAGGTACATATTTAGGATAAGACAAGATGGTCTATATATCCTTGATATAAACGAAACAAATAAGAAGATTGAAAAAGTTGGGAAGTTTCTTGCTAAATTTGAGCCAGAGAAAATTCTAGTAGTTTCTTCAAGAATCTATGGATTTAAACCAGTATTAGCTTTTGGTCAGAAAATAGGCGCAAAAACAATTACAAAGAGATTTATTCCAGGATCTCTAACAAATCCAAACTGTGAAGATTTTATGGAGCCTGAAGTAGTAATCTTGACAGATCCAAGAGCAGATTATCAGATACTAAGGGAAGCCGGCCTTGCAAAAATACCTGTAGTTGCACTATGCGACTCTGAAAATTATCTGTCAAACGTTGATTTAGTTGTACCAACAAATAACAAAGGTAAAAAAGCCTTAGCGCTTGTTTACTACCTTATTGCCAGAGAAATGATGAAAGCTAAAGGTCAGATAAAAGACGGTGAAGAACCTCCATTCTCAATTGATGATTTCAAATCAAAAGACGAGGAGGATTAA
- a CDS encoding TIGR00270 family protein, with product MICEICGKTIQGKIFNVRVEGASVKVCDKCSRFGTDRQSWSKFGKGPASSDGLVLPSRPKFSGGPVKTREEYSLVDDYHLVIKDAREAKGWSQKDLARKMNEKESIIHHIETEGFALSNELIQKLERVLNIKLKDKSDEGIEISKYKQNLKETTIGDIIKIKKK from the coding sequence ATGATATGCGAAATATGTGGAAAGACCATACAAGGAAAAATCTTCAATGTAAGAGTTGAAGGTGCCAGTGTAAAGGTTTGTGATAAATGTTCGAGATTTGGAACAGACCGCCAGAGTTGGTCAAAATTTGGCAAAGGCCCTGCGAGTTCAGATGGATTAGTGCTACCATCAAGACCAAAATTTAGTGGCGGGCCAGTGAAAACGAGAGAAGAATATAGTCTAGTAGATGACTACCATCTAGTTATAAAGGATGCTCGAGAAGCCAAGGGATGGTCTCAGAAAGATCTTGCTAGGAAAATGAATGAAAAAGAATCTATAATCCATCATATTGAAACAGAAGGTTTCGCGCTTTCTAATGAACTTATCCAGAAACTTGAAAGAGTACTGAATATTAAACTCAAAGATAAATCAGATGAAGGCATTGAAATATCCAAATATAAACAAAATTTAAAGGAAACAACAATAGGCGATATAATCAAGATAAAGAAGAAGTGA
- a CDS encoding proteasome-activating nucleotidase: protein MFGVLIVDSSIKYRTKRLDEEDVYENDAQYNDKILERLKILEIQNRSFITEKIRLEKENENLKKELDRLNAPPLITGVIVEAIDPSKIIIKSSSGPKFVVGACSNVNINDLIPGALVACNQRNLSIMEVLPSTKDPEVCGMEVLDKTCVTYSHIGGLTDQINKIKETVELPLKKPELFDKVGIEPPHGVLLHGPPGNGKTLIVKAVANETDSTFIRVVGSEFVRKYIGEGARMVREVFNLSREKAPSILFIDEIDAIGARRVDTGISGDREVARTMMQLLAELDGFDPRGHVKIIGATNRVDMLDPALLRPGRFDRLIEIPPPTKEACLDIFKIHSRNMNIKNLDYSEIIDLVNGLSGAEIRSLCTEAGMAAIREDRDYVTPEDFKCSVSRITSPEYQNNSLIGMYG from the coding sequence ATGTTTGGGGTGCTAATAGTGGACAGTAGTATTAAGTATAGGACAAAAAGACTTGACGAAGAAGATGTTTATGAAAATGATGCCCAGTATAATGATAAGATACTAGAAAGATTAAAAATTCTTGAAATACAAAATCGAAGCTTTATAACTGAGAAAATTAGATTAGAAAAAGAAAATGAGAACCTCAAAAAAGAGTTGGACAGATTAAATGCACCCCCGCTGATAACAGGAGTTATAGTTGAGGCAATAGATCCATCCAAAATCATCATTAAGAGTTCAAGTGGACCAAAATTTGTTGTTGGTGCTTGTTCTAATGTTAATATTAATGATCTCATTCCTGGTGCACTAGTGGCGTGTAATCAAAGAAATCTTTCTATAATGGAAGTTCTACCATCAACAAAAGATCCAGAAGTATGTGGAATGGAAGTTTTGGATAAAACATGTGTAACCTATTCTCATATTGGTGGATTAACTGATCAAATAAATAAGATAAAAGAAACTGTGGAATTACCTCTAAAGAAACCGGAACTTTTCGATAAAGTCGGTATAGAGCCACCACACGGAGTTTTGTTACACGGACCACCTGGAAACGGTAAAACGTTAATTGTCAAGGCAGTTGCAAATGAAACTGATTCCACATTCATAAGAGTTGTTGGCTCTGAGTTTGTTAGAAAATATATAGGGGAAGGAGCTCGGATGGTAAGGGAAGTTTTCAATCTATCAAGGGAAAAAGCTCCTTCAATTCTATTTATTGATGAGATAGACGCTATAGGGGCAAGGCGTGTTGATACTGGTATAAGCGGAGATCGAGAAGTTGCAAGGACAATGATGCAACTTCTAGCTGAGCTTGACGGTTTTGATCCAAGGGGGCATGTTAAAATTATTGGTGCTACGAACAGAGTGGATATGTTAGATCCTGCACTCTTACGGCCTGGCAGATTTGACAGATTGATTGAAATACCGCCACCCACAAAAGAGGCTTGCCTTGACATATTTAAGATTCATTCTAGGAATATGAACATTAAGAATCTTGATTACTCCGAAATTATTGATCTAGTAAATGGACTTTCAGGTGCAGAGATTAGGTCACTGTGCACTGAAGCAGGAATGGCCGCAATCAGGGAAGATAGAGATTACGTCACTCCCGAAGACTTTAAATGCTCAGTATCAAGAATTACATCACCGGAATATCAAAATAATTCGTTAATTGGTATGTATGGATGA
- a CDS encoding alanine--glyoxylate aminotransferase family protein, with protein MNEDFLLMIPGPIPVHPRVFRAMSMKIMPHRSDEFNKLFMEQSERMKKIFKTKNDVFIIAGSGTAAMDAAIANIVQPGDKVLCITSGKFGERFRDIVKAYKGAVIELKYDWGMPIKTEDVKKALEKDPAIKAVTMVHNETSTGVRNPVADIGKIVKGSNALLVVDTISSLGGDNIEVDNWGVDLCASGSQKCIGLPPGMSFISVSQKAWDIIEKTDETCYYLNLKKYKNNKYKAPYTQPVSMAYGLKEALDIIDECGFDNWIKKHEKMAKATREAAKSIGLKLFPQEEKTCSNTVTSIKVPEGIDGQELVKTMREKYGVIIAGGQDHLKGKIIRIGHMGSVSEKEIIVTMACLQMALKDLGYDTELPSILNPIWKR; from the coding sequence ATGAATGAGGATTTTTTACTAATGATACCTGGTCCGATACCAGTTCACCCTAGGGTATTTAGGGCCATGTCAATGAAAATCATGCCCCATAGAAGCGATGAATTTAACAAGCTCTTTATGGAGCAATCCGAAAGAATGAAAAAAATCTTTAAAACTAAAAATGATGTTTTTATAATTGCCGGTTCTGGTACAGCTGCAATGGACGCTGCAATAGCTAACATTGTTCAACCAGGAGACAAGGTCTTATGTATTACATCAGGTAAGTTTGGAGAGCGATTTAGAGACATTGTCAAGGCTTACAAGGGAGCTGTAATTGAATTAAAATATGACTGGGGAATGCCTATAAAGACAGAAGATGTTAAAAAAGCATTAGAAAAAGACCCGGCCATCAAGGCAGTAACAATGGTACACAATGAAACCTCCACAGGAGTTAGAAACCCAGTAGCAGACATTGGAAAGATTGTAAAGGGTAGTAATGCTCTATTAGTTGTAGATACTATTTCATCACTTGGTGGAGACAATATTGAAGTTGATAATTGGGGAGTTGATCTATGTGCATCGGGTAGCCAGAAGTGTATCGGACTCCCCCCAGGGATGTCATTTATCTCCGTTAGCCAGAAGGCTTGGGATATAATTGAAAAAACTGACGAAACATGCTACTATCTTAACCTGAAGAAATATAAAAATAACAAATACAAGGCTCCATACACTCAACCTGTATCGATGGCTTACGGATTAAAAGAAGCATTGGATATAATAGATGAATGCGGATTTGACAACTGGATCAAAAAACATGAAAAAATGGCTAAGGCAACAAGAGAAGCTGCAAAATCCATAGGCCTTAAATTATTTCCCCAGGAAGAAAAGACATGTTCAAACACAGTCACATCTATTAAAGTTCCAGAAGGAATTGATGGACAAGAACTCGTTAAAACAATGAGAGAAAAGTACGGCGTGATAATAGCTGGTGGACAAGACCATCTTAAAGGGAAGATAATTAGAATTGGACACATGGGAAGTGTTTCGGAAAAGGAAATAATAGTTACTATGGCCTGTCTTCAAATGGCTTTAAAAGATCTTGGATACGATACTGAACTTCCTTCTATTCTAAATCCAATCTGGAAAAGATAA
- a CDS encoding DNA-directed RNA polymerase subunit N, whose translation MIIPVRCFTCGKVIGHLYEPYLARVSKGEKTEKILDDMGLTRYCCRRMLLTHVDLIDELLDYKI comes from the coding sequence TTGATTATCCCTGTAAGATGCTTTACCTGTGGAAAAGTGATTGGACATCTTTATGAGCCTTATCTAGCTAGAGTAAGCAAAGGGGAAAAAACAGAAAAAATATTGGACGACATGGGACTAACCAGATATTGCTGCAGAAGAATGCTTCTTACCCATGTTGATCTTATAGATGAACTGCTCGACTATAAAATATAA
- a CDS encoding ORC1-type DNA replication protein: MSSKIKDILMWDESLFRNPEVFDLSYIPEVFKHRDNELEAISHNVKPLIKGDFPTNTIVLGPTGTGKTTSIKLLFKEITEVSNNVVPVYINCQFHYREFSIMSQIFRGLFGYPPVETGKPLTTLYEYTMGELQKKNKTLLVALDDVDFLFHVNIAENILYKILRAHEIYPGVKTGIIGIITDNAFSFKVSEKIRTVFMPNEVHFKSYSQDTIHDILEYRSEIGLYPGVMGAEVLDKIAEITFEKGDLRLGIRGIKDAAMLAELDGRKKIIIDDVEKAIERISSSLHVKNVFDGLSKTDKKVLKVLAENSGKFTKASDFFHILEEEMSYELFRKATSKLENLKIVDIQRAQSRGRGKQNLIHLRVPKEAILEIIKE; encoded by the coding sequence ATGTCAAGCAAAATAAAGGATATTTTGATGTGGGATGAATCGCTTTTCAGAAATCCCGAAGTCTTTGATCTTAGTTACATACCGGAGGTTTTCAAACATAGGGACAATGAACTTGAAGCAATCTCTCACAACGTAAAACCTTTAATAAAAGGAGATTTTCCAACAAATACTATCGTTTTAGGGCCAACAGGCACAGGAAAGACCACTTCAATCAAATTACTCTTTAAAGAAATAACTGAAGTTTCAAATAATGTTGTTCCAGTCTACATAAATTGTCAATTTCATTACCGAGAATTCTCAATAATGTCTCAGATTTTCAGAGGACTTTTTGGATATCCCCCCGTAGAAACCGGAAAACCATTAACGACTCTTTATGAATATACAATGGGAGAACTACAGAAAAAAAATAAAACATTACTAGTAGCATTGGACGATGTGGATTTTTTATTTCATGTTAATATTGCAGAAAATATTCTTTATAAAATTCTAAGGGCGCATGAGATATATCCTGGAGTTAAAACAGGAATTATCGGTATTATAACAGACAATGCGTTTTCATTTAAAGTTTCAGAAAAAATTAGGACTGTGTTCATGCCAAATGAAGTTCACTTTAAATCTTATTCTCAAGATACAATACATGATATTCTTGAATACCGTTCTGAAATTGGACTTTATCCTGGAGTGATGGGAGCGGAAGTCTTAGACAAAATTGCAGAAATAACTTTTGAGAAAGGCGACTTAAGACTTGGGATAAGAGGAATAAAGGACGCTGCAATGTTGGCAGAACTCGATGGACGAAAAAAAATAATTATCGATGATGTTGAAAAAGCAATAGAACGTATCAGCTCTTCTCTGCATGTCAAAAATGTCTTCGATGGACTATCAAAAACAGACAAAAAAGTCCTGAAAGTTTTAGCTGAAAACTCTGGTAAATTCACAAAAGCAAGTGATTTCTTCCATATCTTAGAAGAAGAGATGTCATACGAACTCTTTAGAAAGGCAACATCAAAACTTGAAAATCTTAAGATAGTCGACATTCAAAGGGCTCAGTCAAGAGGGCGTGGAAAGCAAAATCTTATCCACCTAAGAGTTCCTAAAGAAGCAATACTAGAAATAATTAAGGAATAA
- the surE gene encoding 5'/3'-nucleotidase SurE translates to MRILVTNDDGYGREGIKRLTEVAESLGEVVVIAPKENCSGIGHSYSIFKKIEVESLYLPDKQRTDYLVSGTPVDCVALAIRHFMREKIDLILSGINHGENISYDIYYSGTVSAAREGIINGIPSLAISSSDYYNPMFDTATKFLEILFDSWNFKKLPTDTLLNINVPSVPFNELKGVEVTRLGRRVYYDEPFETNKKEGKMYFKVFGKPPGGFVEEGTDYSAIKQNKVSLTPIHLDATNHNELVSWKNVVNLEKIIDFFD, encoded by the coding sequence ATGAGAATACTAGTAACTAATGATGACGGGTATGGAAGAGAAGGAATAAAGAGACTCACAGAGGTTGCTGAGTCTTTAGGCGAAGTTGTTGTCATAGCTCCAAAAGAAAATTGTAGTGGAATCGGCCATAGTTATTCTATATTTAAAAAAATTGAAGTTGAGAGTCTTTATTTACCAGATAAACAAAGAACAGATTATCTCGTTTCTGGAACTCCTGTCGACTGTGTAGCTCTTGCTATAAGACATTTCATGAGAGAAAAAATTGATCTGATACTTTCAGGGATAAATCATGGAGAGAACATATCCTATGATATATATTACTCTGGAACAGTTTCTGCTGCCAGAGAAGGAATAATAAATGGAATACCTTCGCTAGCTATTTCTTCATCAGATTATTATAACCCAATGTTTGACACTGCAACAAAATTCTTGGAAATACTTTTTGATTCTTGGAATTTTAAGAAATTGCCTACTGACACGCTTCTAAACATAAACGTACCTTCTGTTCCATTTAATGAACTAAAAGGAGTTGAAGTGACGAGACTTGGGAGAAGAGTTTACTATGATGAGCCATTTGAAACAAACAAAAAGGAAGGCAAGATGTATTTTAAAGTCTTTGGTAAACCCCCTGGAGGATTTGTTGAAGAAGGTACAGATTATTCAGCAATAAAGCAGAACAAGGTATCATTAACTCCAATCCATCTTGACGCAACAAACCATAATGAACTGGTATCTTGGAAGAATGTAGTTAATTTAGAAAAAATAATTGATTTTTTTGATTAA
- the truD gene encoding tRNA pseudouridine(13) synthase TruD, with the protein MEIKKYPEDFQVEEVINLTRGKYLVFKVKKINRDTLDVIHEIARKTGIPFSKFGYAGLKDRHAVTIQSFSIERIYEDILKSIELKDAELFDFSKGQKIDIGDLVGNKFNILVRNIPNNSDEKIQFNIQKIEGQSGFPNLFGGQRFGGNEEVGRLILKGQFKEAVETLLLKDNLSGEAADLIKDGKYAEALELYPKLRNEKQILEYLSKAPDYAKVFIVLPPSVSSLFVHAYQAKIFNQVVLERIKEVPLNEVEVGDLVSMQKQGNYYRTQVNKSNLVRVKEGIKKGEINVIAPLIGYSSLIPKSLLGKLSMELIGSEGISKESFRVKEAPFLASNGAYRNILGGYKDLSFSIEEEGARFKFFLYKGEYATVFIRCLTSSLS; encoded by the coding sequence ATGGAAATAAAAAAATATCCCGAAGATTTTCAAGTAGAGGAAGTCATAAATCTCACAAGAGGCAAATATCTTGTTTTCAAGGTAAAAAAAATAAATAGAGACACGCTTGATGTCATTCATGAAATAGCGAGAAAGACAGGAATACCTTTTAGTAAATTTGGGTACGCAGGACTCAAAGATAGGCATGCAGTAACTATCCAGAGTTTTTCTATTGAAAGAATCTATGAAGATATTCTAAAGAGTATAGAATTAAAAGACGCAGAATTATTCGATTTTTCAAAAGGGCAGAAGATTGATATCGGTGATCTAGTAGGAAACAAATTTAACATTCTTGTGAGGAACATTCCAAATAATTCTGATGAAAAAATACAATTCAATATACAGAAAATAGAAGGACAATCTGGATTTCCAAACCTTTTTGGGGGGCAGCGATTTGGGGGCAACGAGGAAGTTGGGAGACTTATATTGAAAGGCCAATTCAAAGAGGCAGTTGAAACTTTGTTATTAAAGGATAATCTTAGTGGAGAGGCAGCTGATTTAATTAAAGACGGAAAGTATGCAGAAGCACTTGAATTATATCCAAAATTAAGAAATGAAAAACAAATCTTGGAATATTTGTCAAAAGCACCAGATTACGCCAAAGTTTTTATTGTTTTACCTCCCTCAGTTTCTTCTCTTTTTGTTCATGCTTATCAGGCAAAAATATTCAATCAAGTTGTTCTCGAAAGAATAAAAGAAGTTCCACTAAATGAAGTTGAGGTGGGTGATCTTGTATCAATGCAAAAACAGGGCAACTACTATAGGACACAGGTAAATAAATCCAATCTTGTGCGGGTAAAAGAAGGTATAAAAAAAGGAGAAATAAATGTTATAGCACCTTTAATTGGTTACAGCTCTTTGATTCCTAAGTCTCTTCTGGGAAAGTTGTCAATGGAATTAATAGGAAGTGAAGGAATATCGAAAGAAAGTTTTCGTGTAAAAGAAGCACCATTTTTAGCATCTAACGGTGCGTATAGGAATATCTTGGGAGGATACAAAGATCTTTCTTTCAGCATTGAAGAAGAAGGAGCAAGATTCAAATTCTTTCTCTATAAAGGCGAATATGCGACAGTTTTCATTAGATGCCTCACTTCTTCTTTATCTTGA
- a CDS encoding fructose-1,6-bisphosphatase: MGEKITVSLIKADVGGWPGHAKVHPDLIQKAQKELEKEKGKLLIDFHVTNCGDDLELLMTHRKGIDSEEVHHLAWNTFEKATEVARELKLYGAGQDLLADAFSGNVRGLGPGIAELEFEERKAEPVIAFMMDKTDPGAFNLPIYKIFADPFNTIGLVIDPSAAAGFRFEIWDILESKRVFMDCPEELYKMLALIGAKSRYVIKRVYPKKGGKLPADEAVANISTEKLYKIAGDYVGKDDPVALVRGQSGLPAVGEILEPFAFPHLVAGWMRGSHNGPIMPVSQKNAVCTRFDGPPRVIALGFQIANGKLVGPVDLFDDPAYDEARRKAQRVADYMRRHGPFEPHRLPCEDMEYTTLPKVLRELEKRFEKL; the protein is encoded by the coding sequence ATGGGAGAAAAAATAACTGTTTCTCTTATTAAAGCAGATGTTGGAGGATGGCCTGGCCATGCCAAGGTTCATCCAGATTTAATTCAAAAAGCACAAAAAGAATTAGAAAAAGAAAAAGGTAAACTTCTAATTGATTTCCACGTTACAAATTGTGGAGACGATCTAGAACTATTAATGACACATAGAAAAGGTATTGATTCTGAAGAAGTTCATCATCTTGCGTGGAATACTTTTGAAAAAGCAACAGAAGTCGCTAGGGAATTGAAGCTTTACGGTGCAGGCCAAGACCTATTAGCTGATGCATTTAGCGGAAATGTTAGAGGGTTGGGTCCTGGAATTGCAGAACTCGAATTTGAAGAAAGAAAAGCAGAGCCAGTTATTGCATTTATGATGGACAAGACTGATCCTGGGGCCTTTAATTTACCGATATATAAGATATTTGCAGACCCTTTTAACACAATAGGGTTAGTAATAGACCCAAGTGCAGCAGCAGGATTTAGATTCGAGATATGGGATATCTTAGAAAGTAAGAGAGTATTCATGGATTGTCCAGAAGAGCTATACAAAATGCTTGCTTTGATTGGTGCCAAATCGAGATATGTAATAAAAAGAGTTTATCCAAAAAAAGGTGGAAAATTACCTGCTGACGAAGCAGTTGCAAACATCAGCACTGAAAAGCTTTACAAGATAGCTGGAGATTATGTGGGAAAAGATGATCCTGTGGCACTGGTAAGGGGGCAATCAGGTCTTCCTGCAGTTGGCGAAATACTCGAGCCTTTCGCATTCCCCCACTTAGTGGCCGGCTGGATGAGAGGGTCTCACAACGGCCCAATAATGCCAGTTAGTCAAAAGAATGCAGTATGTACTAGATTTGATGGGCCTCCAAGAGTTATAGCCCTTGGATTTCAGATAGCAAACGGAAAACTAGTTGGGCCAGTTGATCTATTTGACGATCCTGCATATGATGAAGCTAGAAGAAAAGCACAAAGAGTCGCTGACTATATGAGACGGCATGGGCCATTTGAACCACACAGATTACCATGTGAAGATATGGAATACACAACTCTTCCTAAAGTTCTAAGAGAACTTGAAAAGAGATTTGAAAAATTATAA
- a CDS encoding 50S ribosomal protein L13 has product MIIDGKDQILGRMASVAAKKLLEGEEIYIVNAEEVIITGNRDYFFDLYKKRAQFKDIANPLRGSFFPKRSDRIVRRAVRGMLPWKKDKGRQAYKKLKVYVGIPEDLTGKEFVRFNEADVSKLRTKKYFRVKEISSFLGGRV; this is encoded by the coding sequence ATGATAATCGATGGAAAAGATCAGATTCTGGGCAGAATGGCATCAGTTGCTGCTAAAAAACTTTTAGAAGGGGAAGAAATTTATATAGTCAATGCTGAAGAAGTTATAATTACGGGGAATAGGGATTATTTCTTTGACCTTTACAAGAAAAGAGCACAATTCAAAGATATCGCAAATCCTTTGAGAGGTTCATTTTTCCCAAAAAGATCTGACAGAATAGTCAGAAGGGCAGTAAGGGGAATGTTACCTTGGAAAAAAGACAAAGGAAGACAGGCATACAAGAAACTAAAGGTATATGTTGGTATACCTGAAGATTTAACTGGAAAAGAATTCGTTAGATTCAACGAAGCTGATGTTTCAAAATTAAGAACTAAGAAATATTTTAGAGTAAAAGAAATATCATCCTTCCTTGGGGGGCGTGTATGA
- a CDS encoding 50S ribosomal protein L18e: protein MKKLNKTNPNILSLIDFFIDKGYSEKTPLWIDLSKRFKRPTRHLPQVNLSKINRYSQDGDTVVVPGKVLGSGELDHKVTISAFKFSKSAMEKINKNGRAITLYDLYKENPRGSGVRIME from the coding sequence ATGAAAAAATTGAATAAAACAAATCCAAATATATTAAGTCTTATAGATTTTTTTATAGACAAAGGATATTCTGAAAAAACTCCCTTGTGGATTGACCTTTCTAAGAGGTTCAAAAGGCCTACAAGGCATTTACCCCAAGTGAATTTATCAAAAATCAATAGATATTCACAAGATGGAGACACAGTAGTTGTTCCCGGAAAAGTATTGGGCAGTGGAGAACTAGATCATAAAGTTACAATTTCTGCATTCAAGTTTTCTAAATCCGCCATGGAAAAGATAAACAAAAATGGAAGAGCAATAACTCTTTATGACCTTTACAAAGAGAATCCGAGAGGTAGCGGTGTAAGGATAATGGAGTGA